From the Prunus dulcis chromosome 4, ALMONDv2, whole genome shotgun sequence genome, one window contains:
- the LOC117626738 gene encoding protein ENDOSPERM DEFECTIVE 1-like, with protein MDQLMVESCGSATVEDAAACAPPHPPPPPPPTAYRRPRVREVSSRFMSPAVSTGDLPHPLPTKSPLPKHHQHGISTPSSTLAEIQSRQRSSSVNRRRRHLDLEPFRCSDENRPTGFSSIHTPSQSWEIPLPPEHMLNYTGRKQRPVKPFKENGGGKVQQQQQKQHLTKTCTGKGGNAFTTTSRPDTPMVTASLDRTSRFRLIQQRSTNITPTAAAKLLQSSGMSLPALPTNLVTETEANTRDATSAPQLDPSSPSSLPDVNNQSQMPVVPSCSTRCLPDIRSSMPEADLLPSVSSRQLVDKSSSSRGIATVTVSDDFLKCSASPCSRSLKLPLSSSDILSFQPNKGSERLTSVLSKPYTNTGKMGGLCLPPVPPSTSAKLSSDTRRGKKVSGHLEDVHSLRVLHNRYLQWRYTNARAEASMQAQQRETERTLYSLAVKIAELYDSVKRKRIELGILQRTETLSAILDAQIPYLDQWFALQGDHSSSLAEATQALSNASFQLPISGNVRVDLQEVKEALNSAVEVMEIIDLQVQRSTAKAEETENLISELARVTGGERALIEECGNMLSKTYTTQVEEWSLRGQIIQLKRCCS; from the exons ATGGATCAATTGATGGTGGAAAGTTGCGGATCTGCCACCGTAGAAGACGCAGCAGCTTGCGCTCCTCCCCAtcctcctccccctcctccGCCGACTGCTTACCGGAGGCCAAGAGTGAGGGAGGTGAGCTCTAGGTTCATGTCTCCTGCGGTTTCCACTGGTGATCTCCCTCATCCCCTGCCTACTAAATCGCCCCTCCCGAAACATCATCAACATGGCATCTCAACTCCAAGCTCGACGCTTGCGGAAATTCAGTCGAGGCAGCGCTCTTCCTCTGTGAATAGGCGGCGGAGGCACTTGGACTTGGAGCCCTTCCGCTGCTCCGACGAGAACAGACCCACCGGCTTCTCCTCCATTCACACTCCGAGTCAGAGTTGGGAAATCCCTCTCCCACCTGAACATATGCTTAATTATACTGGGAGGAAACAGCGTCCTGTGAAGCCATTCAAAGAAAACGGAGGCGGCAAAGTCCAACAGCAACAGCAGAAGCAGCATCTTACAAAAACCTGCACCGGGAAAGGCGGCAATGCTTTTACCACAACCTCAAGACCTGACACACCCATGGTGACTGCTAGTCTAGATAGGACGTCTAGATTCAGGCTCATTCAGCAACGGTCTACCAACATCACACCCACAGCAGCCGCTAAGCTCTTGCAGTCTAGCGGGATGTCTTTACCTGCTCTACCTACCAATCTAGTTACTGAGACTGAGGCAAACACCCGAGACGCCACTTCTGCTCCCCAACTTGATCCTTCTTCACCAAGCTCACTTCCCGATGTCAATAATCAGAGTCAAATGCCAGTTGTACCAAGCTGCTCAACAAGGTGTCTTCCTGATATCCGCTCTTCCATGCCTGAGGCCGATTTGTTGCCATCCGTTTCTAGTAGACAGCTCGTTGACAAAAGTAGCAGCAGCAGGGGTATTGCAACTGTCACTGTCAGTGacgattttttaaaatgttctGCTTCCCCTTGCTCCCGTTCTCTGAAATTGCCATTATCAAGTTCCGACATCTTATCCTTCCAGCCAAACAAAGGGAGTGAAAGATTAACATCTGTGCTGTCCAAGCCATATACAAACACAGGGAAGATGGGGGGCTTATGTCTTCCCCCTGTCCCACCATCTACAAGTGCAAAGCTGAGCTCAGATACAAGGAGAGGAAAGAAAGTTTCTGGACACCTAGAAGACGTGCACTCCTTGAGAGTGCTTCATAACCGCTATCTGCAGTGGAGATATACCAATGCAAGAGCAGAGGCTTCCATGCAAGCACAGCAGAGAGAAACTGAG AGAACACTTTATTCTCTTGCGGTAAAGATAGCAGAACTATATGATTCTGTCAAGAGGAAACGGATAGAACTCGGCATTTTGCAAAGAACAGAGACTTTATCAGCAATTCTTGATGCTCAA ATTCCATATTTGGACCAGTGGTTTGCTCTTCAAGGGGATCATTCAAGTTCTCTGGCAGAAGCAACACAAGCTTTGTCGAATGCCTCATTTCAACTTCCAATCAGTGGCAATGTTAGG GTCGATCTACAAGAGGTAAAAGAGGCACTGAACTCAGCAGTGGAAGTGATGGAGATCATAGATCTCCAAGTTCAGCGATCTACAGCAAAG gcagaagaaacagaaaatttgatttcagaaCTAGCCAGAGTGACTGGTGGAGAAAGAGCTCTTATTGAAGAATGTGGAAATATGTTGTCCAAGACATATACAACGCAG GTGGAAGAGTGGAGCTTAAGGGGCCAGATAATCCAGTTGAAACGTTGCTGTTCTTGA